The Tepidibacter aestuarii genome contains a region encoding:
- the ytxC gene encoding putative sporulation protein YtxC, with the protein MEHICLGISNDYKELANVIKLNKNVSQLKGLIEIDIPVDEDKQQTKLLICSQLTNFIINTVKNKVLKEVVNTSYRNTYLSEVDNIYKCSLGLFNSKEKEIKQILFNRMYTYLSDNDYLNINGFIKFRLRDFMDYVLELKDRGFEEYLIEKDYNEFINLLKYFVDVQEEKIDILKLYIEKDGTFKLYDKHDRNLEENYIEDIFNIALKQNMNEEDFLISALITLCPKQIYIQDNLENNVSKEIIETINAIFEGRVTIGYRA; encoded by the coding sequence ATGGAACACATATGTTTAGGTATAAGTAATGATTATAAAGAATTGGCAAATGTAATCAAATTAAATAAAAATGTAAGTCAACTAAAGGGATTAATTGAAATAGATATACCTGTTGATGAAGATAAACAACAAACAAAATTATTAATATGTTCACAATTAACTAACTTTATTATAAATACAGTTAAAAATAAAGTTTTAAAAGAAGTTGTAAATACAAGCTATAGAAATACATATTTATCTGAAGTGGATAATATATATAAATGTTCTTTAGGATTGTTTAATAGTAAGGAAAAGGAGATAAAACAAATTTTATTTAACAGAATGTATACGTATCTTTCAGATAACGATTATTTAAATATAAATGGATTTATAAAATTTAGGTTGAGAGATTTTATGGATTATGTATTAGAATTAAAGGATAGAGGTTTTGAGGAATATTTAATTGAAAAAGACTATAATGAGTTTATAAATTTATTGAAATATTTTGTTGATGTACAAGAAGAAAAAATAGATATTTTAAAATTATATATAGAAAAAGATGGGACATTTAAATTATATGATAAGCATGATAGAAACTTAGAGGAAAACTATATAGAAGATATATTCAATATAGCGTTAAAACAAAATATGAATGAAGAGGATTTTTTAATAAGTGCATTGATAACATTGTGTCCAAAACAAATATATATTCAAGATAACTTAGAGAACAATGTGTCAAAAGAGATCATAGAAACTATAAATGCAATATTTGAAGGAAGGGTTACGATTGGATATAGAGCTTAA
- a CDS encoding [Fe-Fe] hydrogenase large subunit C-terminal domain-containing protein: MNDILNFSNVNCKNCYKCIRECPVKAIKIENDKAYIVEELCIGCGKCFKACPQDSKKMMSDLGQVKEYIKLGYKVVASVAPSSVADLENMNYKKFIGALKKIGFYKVEETIVGAKIVTEEYENYIKNNKQKIYISSCCPTINYLITKYHEKVVKYLMPIDSPMIAHGKYLKKIYGEDIKVVFIGPCISKKYESLDDDSFEVIDKVISIQECISLINNIDIKNIEENEFDNKPLGDISLFPVEEGMIFNMGNIDKIKVSGMDNVKNLINSIENNELTNVFIELNSCMGSCVGGIGFKHDRGIHYRKNKVKQYTQGRTLDEEYLNDIRGVFENLSLEKEFKSYGIKFDDPTEYEIREILVSIGKKTVKDELNCGACGYDTCKDKAIAVYRNLAQRHMCMGYMKDRVEAVSNVIFEATPNYIVIVSHDFRIMDINNSMANVIKKSKEELIGEYIGDYIDIKHFIDVLYNKNDIISKKLKWKEYNKDLQGSIVSLNEHRALLGIYIDITKEENQRKRIKEVKLNTINTAQDVINKQMRVAQEIASLMGETTAETKVILTKLKELAMKGEEED, translated from the coding sequence ATGAATGATATATTAAATTTTTCAAATGTGAACTGTAAGAACTGTTATAAATGTATAAGAGAATGTCCTGTTAAAGCTATAAAAATAGAAAATGACAAGGCATATATTGTAGAGGAATTGTGTATTGGTTGTGGGAAATGCTTTAAAGCATGTCCTCAGGATTCAAAAAAAATGATGTCTGATTTAGGACAAGTAAAAGAGTACATAAAACTTGGATATAAAGTTGTAGCAAGTGTAGCACCTTCTTCAGTAGCAGATTTAGAAAATATGAATTATAAAAAATTCATAGGAGCTCTTAAAAAAATAGGATTTTATAAAGTAGAAGAAACTATAGTTGGTGCAAAAATTGTGACGGAAGAATATGAAAATTATATAAAAAATAATAAACAAAAGATATATATATCATCTTGCTGTCCTACTATAAATTACTTAATAACTAAATATCATGAAAAAGTAGTTAAATATTTAATGCCTATAGATTCTCCTATGATAGCCCATGGTAAATATCTAAAAAAAATATATGGAGAAGATATAAAGGTGGTTTTTATAGGTCCTTGTATATCTAAAAAATATGAATCTTTAGATGATGATAGTTTTGAAGTGATTGACAAGGTTATAAGTATACAAGAGTGTATAAGCTTGATAAACAATATAGATATAAAGAATATAGAGGAAAATGAATTTGATAATAAACCTTTAGGCGATATATCTTTATTTCCTGTAGAAGAAGGAATGATTTTTAATATGGGAAATATAGATAAAATAAAAGTTTCGGGGATGGATAATGTTAAAAATTTGATTAATAGCATAGAGAATAATGAACTTACTAATGTGTTTATAGAACTTAATTCATGCATGGGATCATGTGTAGGTGGAATAGGATTTAAGCATGATAGAGGGATACATTATAGAAAAAACAAGGTAAAACAATACACTCAGGGGAGAACTTTGGATGAAGAGTATTTGAATGATATAAGAGGTGTGTTTGAAAATTTAAGTTTAGAAAAAGAATTTAAGAGCTATGGTATAAAATTCGATGATCCAACTGAATATGAGATAAGAGAGATATTAGTTTCTATAGGTAAAAAAACAGTTAAAGATGAACTAAATTGTGGTGCTTGTGGATATGATACTTGCAAAGATAAGGCTATAGCTGTATACAGAAATTTAGCTCAAAGGCATATGTGTATGGGATATATGAAAGACAGAGTTGAAGCTGTAAGTAATGTCATATTTGAAGCTACGCCGAATTATATAGTAATAGTAAGTCATGACTTTAGAATAATGGATATAAATAATTCCATGGCAAATGTAATAAAAAAATCCAAAGAAGAATTAATTGGGGAGTACATAGGGGATTATATAGATATTAAGCACTTTATAGATGTTTTATACAATAAAAACGATATTATATCTAAAAAATTAAAATGGAAAGAGTATAATAAGGATCTTCAGGGAAGTATAGTTTCATTAAATGAGCATAGGGCTTTACTTGGAATATACATAGATATAACTAAAGAAGAAAATCAAAGAAAAAGGATAAAAGAGGTTAAGTTAAATACAATAAATACAGCTCAAGATGTAATCAATAAGCAAATGAGAGTAGCCCAAGAAATAGCTTCTTTGATGGGAGAAACTACTGCAGAAACTAAGGTTATATTGACTAAATTAAAAGAATTAGCTATGAAGGGAGAGGAGGAAGATTAA
- a CDS encoding SpoIIE family protein phosphatase, producing MDIASVSLNKDKEELCGDKVEIEKLDTGCIAVLSDGLGSGVKANILATLTSKIAVTMMKNGLSIEEVVDTIINTLPTCKVRHLAYSTFTIIYISNVGECYIARFDNPEVLIKRNGKIDIIEGEEVIISGRRVRESKFNLQKDDIIVSFSDGVLNAGSGKILNLGWDLKSVSEYIQTIPYNVSSLSLIKKVIGICDDLYLQKPGDDTTVLSIKVMENKHVTLFTGPPLDAEYDKIIVQNLIKSKGKKIVCGGSAAKIVARELGTDFEMDMKNIKGDIPPAGYIKNIDLVTEGVLTLKKVLEVLDDYKNNKYDIDDIFKDDKDQNAAYKILKILIDECTHIDFLLGRSVNSAYEDFGFPEDLATKIEIVENIKDKLIELGKIVNVFYY from the coding sequence GTGGATATAGCATCTGTAAGTTTAAATAAAGATAAAGAAGAGCTGTGTGGTGATAAAGTAGAAATAGAAAAATTGGATACAGGATGTATAGCGGTATTATCAGATGGATTAGGATCTGGAGTAAAAGCCAATATATTGGCTACACTTACATCTAAAATAGCTGTGACTATGATGAAAAATGGACTTAGCATAGAAGAGGTTGTAGATACAATAATCAATACATTGCCAACTTGTAAGGTTAGACATCTGGCTTACTCTACCTTTACGATAATATATATATCTAATGTCGGCGAATGTTATATAGCTAGATTTGATAATCCTGAGGTTCTTATTAAAAGAAATGGAAAGATTGATATAATTGAAGGCGAAGAGGTTATAATATCAGGTAGAAGAGTTAGAGAATCTAAGTTTAATTTACAGAAAGACGATATAATAGTCTCTTTTAGTGATGGGGTATTAAATGCTGGAAGCGGAAAAATTTTAAATTTAGGCTGGGATTTAAAAAGCGTATCTGAATACATTCAAACGATTCCGTATAACGTATCTTCATTGAGTTTAATCAAAAAAGTAATTGGAATATGTGATGATTTATATCTTCAAAAACCTGGAGATGATACTACTGTACTTTCGATAAAAGTAATGGAAAATAAACATGTAACATTATTTACTGGACCACCACTAGATGCTGAATATGATAAAATAATAGTTCAAAACCTTATTAAAAGCAAAGGTAAAAAAATAGTTTGCGGAGGAAGTGCAGCTAAAATAGTTGCAAGAGAGTTAGGTACTGATTTTGAGATGGATATGAAAAATATAAAAGGAGATATACCTCCTGCTGGATATATAAAAAATATTGATTTAGTTACTGAAGGTGTGTTAACCTTAAAAAAAGTACTTGAAGTACTTGATGATTATAAGAATAATAAGTATGATATAGATGATATATTTAAAGACGATAAAGATCAAAATGCAGCATATAAAATACTCAAAATATTGATCGACGAATGTACTCATATTGATTTTTTACTTGGAAGAAGTGTTAATTCAGCTTATGAAGATTTTGGTTTTCCTGAGGATTTGGCAACTAAAATTGAAATTGTAGAAAATATAAAAGATAAATTAATTGAACTGGGTAAAATAGTTAATGTATTTTATTACTAA
- a CDS encoding DUF445 domain-containing protein has translation MTIMMKILFLGSIGAVIGWVTNILAIKLIFRPIKPVNIPIINLKIEGLIPKRRKEIAKSIGDVVEQELISVEDIITNMIKEEDKENLIKAVKLKADEIIEQKLPPFIPVTFKGMIKEYLDKIIQEEIGQVIGDLSGYLIHKSAKRIKIGKMVEDKINEFDLEKLEEIIISIAKKELKHIEVLGLILGFFIGILQGIIVINF, from the coding sequence ATGACAATTATGATGAAGATACTATTTTTAGGATCAATAGGAGCTGTTATAGGTTGGGTAACTAATATACTTGCCATAAAGTTAATATTTAGACCTATAAAACCTGTAAATATACCTATTATAAACTTAAAAATAGAGGGACTTATACCAAAAAGAAGAAAAGAAATAGCAAAATCTATAGGAGATGTAGTAGAACAGGAACTTATATCTGTAGAAGATATAATAACTAATATGATAAAAGAAGAAGATAAGGAAAACCTTATAAAGGCTGTAAAACTCAAGGCTGATGAGATTATAGAACAAAAGCTTCCTCCATTTATACCTGTAACATTTAAAGGTATGATAAAAGAATATTTGGACAAAATAATTCAAGAAGAAATAGGACAGGTAATAGGAGATTTAAGTGGATATTTAATTCATAAATCAGCAAAAAGAATAAAAATAGGAAAAATGGTAGAAGATAAAATAAATGAATTTGATTTAGAAAAATTAGAAGAAATAATAATAAGTATAGCTAAAAAAGAATTAAAGCATATAGAGGTATTAGGACTTATATTAGGATTTTTTATAGGTATACTTCAAGGTATAATTGTAATTAATTTTTAA